The Methanoculleus thermophilus genome contains a region encoding:
- a CDS encoding SHOCT domain-containing protein — protein MRVGRPGLIGTVARTAVIAGTATVTTRAVDKKMREREMKKTAQAQAEEQAPAPTGMTQEEKMAQLRELAELKQMGALTEEEFQREKQKILAQ, from the coding sequence ATGAGAGTCGGCCGGCCGGGCCTTATCGGGACCGTGGCCCGCACCGCGGTGATCGCGGGGACAGCCACCGTGACTACCCGTGCTGTCGATAAGAAGATGCGGGAGAGGGAGATGAAGAAGACGGCGCAGGCGCAGGCAGAGGAGCAGGCGCCCGCCCCGACGGGCATGACCCAGGAGGAGAAGATGGCCCAGCTCAGGGAGCTTGCTGAGTTAAAGCAGATGGGGGCCCTGACGGAGGAGGAGTTCCAGCGGGAGAAGCAGAAGATCCTTGCGCAGTAG
- a CDS encoding DUF2795 domain-containing protein, protein MEEQLSTPSYQVYTKGIDYPKSKQELISYVKEKNAPDAVVRVMEAMEEKQFTSATDLARAFGEAKDRLEGRR, encoded by the coding sequence ATGGAGGAACAACTGAGCACACCTTCCTACCAGGTGTATACGAAGGGCATCGACTACCCGAAGTCCAAGCAGGAACTCATCTCCTACGTCAAAGAAAAGAACGCTCCAGACGCCGTGGTCCGCGTCATGGAGGCGATGGAAGAGAAGCAGTTCACCTCGGCGACCGATCTCGCCCGGGCCTTTGGGGAGGCAAAAGACCGTCTTGAAGGGCGACGGTGA
- a CDS encoding DUF6325 family protein, with protein MSLGPVEYIVVEFPGNQFKGDIIPALREVVDKGIIRIIDLVFMRKDEQGNLSVMELADLEKEAAEAFAPLAREASTLFSDEDVKKVGEVMEKNSSVALLLFEHVWATRFRDAVLAANGRLIAGERIPKETVDAALAWKPEEQKALEAAP; from the coding sequence ATGTCCCTTGGTCCGGTGGAGTACATAGTCGTCGAATTCCCAGGAAACCAGTTCAAAGGCGATATCATCCCGGCACTGCGCGAGGTGGTCGATAAGGGCATCATCCGCATCATCGATCTGGTCTTTATGAGGAAAGATGAGCAGGGCAACCTCAGCGTGATGGAGCTTGCCGACCTCGAGAAGGAGGCGGCGGAGGCGTTCGCCCCGCTCGCACGGGAGGCGAGCACGCTCTTTTCCGACGAGGATGTAAAGAAGGTCGGCGAGGTCATGGAGAAGAACAGTTCCGTGGCCCTGCTCCTCTTTGAGCACGTCTGGGCGACGAGGTTCCGCGACGCCGTTCTCGCCGCGAATGGGAGGCTGATCGCGGGCGAGCGCATCCCGAAAGAGACGGTGGATGCCGCGCTGGCATGGAAGCCCGAAGAGCAGAAAGCGCTGGAGGCGGCACCATGA
- a CDS encoding phosphate-starvation-inducible PsiE family protein, giving the protein MRHPVERFEHLVYVALIAFLIVLLFFMLLELGWMVAVGIFEISVYRLDSGEIFGLLGHFLLVLIGLELLETIRAYLDRGEFHVEIVILVAIIAIARKVILLESADTGELVGVALLIIALCSGYFLVRRARVLPSPLPDDGAPSPAERKES; this is encoded by the coding sequence ATGCGCCATCCCGTGGAGCGGTTTGAGCACTTAGTCTATGTTGCGCTGATTGCATTCCTGATTGTGCTGCTCTTTTTTATGCTCCTTGAACTTGGGTGGATGGTGGCCGTGGGGATCTTTGAGATCTCCGTCTACCGGCTCGACAGCGGGGAGATCTTCGGCCTCCTTGGTCACTTCCTGCTGGTCCTCATCGGCCTCGAACTCCTGGAGACGATACGAGCGTACCTCGACCGGGGTGAGTTCCACGTCGAGATCGTCATTCTCGTCGCGATCATCGCCATCGCAAGAAAAGTCATCCTCCTCGAATCTGCGGATACAGGCGAACTCGTCGGCGTTGCGCTGCTCATCATCGCCCTCTGCAGTGGCTATTTCCTCGTGCGCCGGGCGAGGGTGCTGCCCTCTCCCCTGCCGGACGACGGTGCGCCCTCGCCGGCGGAGCGAAAAGAGTCGTAG
- a CDS encoding transglutaminase domain-containing protein, which translates to MTHRAMTVLLMASVLLLVAATGCIATTEEKNEPLSPADEAYARGLAEYEAGNYRIAEERFTEAYTLYKAAGDTEKALAARNGIFRANRTYLEFPFDRSAAEAAMRERIPGITDAEIADWLDNRAQMLVSENETLYYFDVAGNYLYAHPGLMQELKVRDLDFDYVGRFAWAEDRPNGTGPYVNPVRYAGVERLEIPHEALPSTGILKIWLPLPVETDSQRDVTVTNLSYPEYIVKGPFTTGDIGYVYYEIPVDAVNGDLVITADIAFTSYEQIFEDIDPALVGEYNTSDPEYLLYTRSERNIEITDAIREKAMEIVGNETNPHLQAQMIYYYIIKTYPYSHVPHISLDAREPKAAESTHMFETGHGDCGTQSMLFAALCRSLGIPARATGGYQMILAETPSPHFWAEYYLPGYGWVPNDLTLADAADWVVMPEEKRTAFKDYYAANLDPARLVIQKNVDAPMDPALPDDAVTFRIVRQVPAVVSDTADYDIDLFCADNFRISLEAVD; encoded by the coding sequence ATGACTCATCGAGCAATGACCGTTCTCCTGATGGCGTCCGTTCTGCTCCTCGTCGCTGCAACGGGATGCATCGCCACAACGGAGGAGAAGAACGAGCCTCTTTCACCGGCCGACGAGGCTTACGCCCGGGGGCTCGCCGAATACGAGGCCGGCAACTACCGGATTGCCGAAGAACGGTTTACGGAGGCCTACACCCTCTATAAGGCCGCCGGGGATACGGAGAAAGCGCTGGCAGCGCGGAACGGCATCTTCCGGGCGAACCGGACATACCTGGAGTTCCCGTTCGACCGTAGCGCCGCAGAGGCGGCGATGCGGGAGAGAATCCCCGGGATCACCGATGCCGAGATAGCCGATTGGCTGGATAATCGTGCCCAGATGCTCGTCTCGGAGAACGAGACGCTCTACTACTTCGACGTTGCCGGGAACTACCTCTACGCGCACCCCGGGTTGATGCAGGAGCTGAAGGTGAGAGATCTTGACTTCGACTACGTCGGCCGGTTCGCCTGGGCAGAAGATCGGCCCAACGGGACCGGGCCGTACGTGAATCCGGTCCGTTACGCGGGGGTCGAGCGGCTCGAAATCCCGCACGAGGCGCTTCCCTCAACCGGCATCCTGAAGATCTGGCTCCCGCTCCCGGTCGAGACGGACTCGCAGAGGGACGTCACCGTCACGAACCTCTCGTATCCGGAGTACATCGTAAAGGGCCCGTTCACCACGGGGGATATCGGCTACGTCTACTACGAGATCCCGGTCGATGCGGTCAACGGCGACCTCGTCATCACGGCGGATATCGCGTTCACCTCCTACGAACAGATCTTTGAGGATATCGACCCGGCATTGGTCGGAGAGTACAACACAAGCGATCCGGAGTACCTGCTCTACACGAGGTCCGAGCGAAACATCGAGATCACGGACGCGATCCGTGAGAAAGCGATGGAGATCGTCGGGAACGAGACTAACCCGCACCTGCAGGCGCAGATGATCTACTACTACATCATCAAGACCTACCCCTACAGCCACGTTCCGCACATCTCGCTCGATGCCCGTGAGCCAAAAGCAGCTGAGTCCACGCATATGTTCGAGACCGGCCACGGCGACTGCGGCACCCAGAGCATGCTCTTTGCCGCGCTCTGCCGGTCGCTCGGGATCCCTGCCCGTGCCACCGGCGGCTACCAGATGATCCTGGCTGAGACGCCCAGCCCCCACTTCTGGGCAGAGTATTACCTGCCCGGCTACGGCTGGGTCCCGAACGACCTGACGCTTGCCGATGCGGCCGACTGGGTCGTCATGCCCGAGGAGAAGCGGACCGCGTTCAAGGACTATTACGCGGCAAACCTCGATCCCGCACGCCTGGTCATCCAGAAGAATGTCGACGCCCCGATGGACCCTGCCCTGCCCGACGATGCCGTCACCTTCCGAATCGTCAGGCAGGTTCCGGCGGTCGTCTCGGATACGGCGGACTACGACATCGATCTCTTCTGCGCGGATAATTTCAGGATCAGCCTTGAGGCCGTCGACTGA
- a CDS encoding TolB family protein — protein sequence MNSMVCRVMIAAVITIAFLTGLASAQVIPIEPIQSPPVIGPPQPPTPTPTPTVRQPIGMLPEEPVGILPVTPTAEPTQTPAPTTAPPTPTQTQTTTPAQPTVAPGREQPPATAPTQQVPGVRPPQDQIPAPQNATASTVMQLSSGPGNKLNPVISLNQVAWFDENTSSVHLHNLLTGNTTVISDEASRPLMLSDELAISGDYVVWTAENPQGETSIYLYEISSGTLQQVANETGRPGLPGVSENYVVWVAGDELGDVYVYDIANGTTMPATMDRYLQLWPDTAAETFIWADNETDDGDLDIAVAAPGMDRIMLLGGAGEDVYPDISSDGNRVAWIKSLNIQTAVYLYDLTTDNTTLVTGESGEPDAVAVDGDYVVYSDWRNGNLDLYVYDIRTGVETPLVEDQYDQSLPDISAGRVVWMGNNTDQWEIYTAEVPAGSTPPGPAGGPL from the coding sequence ATGAACAGTATGGTATGCAGGGTGATGATCGCCGCCGTCATCACCATAGCCTTTCTGACCGGACTCGCTTCGGCCCAGGTGATCCCAATAGAGCCCATCCAGTCGCCGCCGGTGATCGGGCCTCCGCAACCCCCGACGCCGACACCGACACCAACAGTGCGGCAGCCGATAGGGATGCTCCCGGAGGAACCGGTTGGGATCCTTCCGGTTACGCCGACAGCCGAACCCACGCAGACTCCAGCGCCAACGACCGCGCCGCCGACACCGACGCAGACGCAGACGACCACTCCTGCGCAGCCGACGGTCGCGCCGGGACGCGAGCAGCCGCCCGCGACCGCACCGACACAGCAGGTCCCGGGGGTGAGGCCACCGCAGGATCAGATACCCGCCCCACAGAACGCTACGGCGAGCACAGTTATGCAGCTCTCCAGCGGCCCGGGAAACAAACTCAACCCGGTGATCTCCTTAAACCAGGTCGCCTGGTTCGACGAGAACACTTCGTCGGTGCACCTCCACAATCTCCTTACAGGGAACACGACGGTGATCTCCGACGAAGCGTCGAGGCCCCTCATGCTGTCGGACGAGCTTGCCATCAGCGGTGATTATGTTGTCTGGACGGCGGAGAACCCGCAGGGAGAGACCAGCATCTACCTCTACGAGATCTCCTCCGGCACGCTGCAGCAGGTGGCGAACGAGACCGGGAGACCTGGGCTACCGGGCGTCTCGGAGAATTATGTGGTCTGGGTGGCCGGGGACGAGCTCGGCGATGTCTACGTCTATGATATCGCAAACGGGACCACCATGCCCGCGACTATGGACCGGTACCTGCAGCTCTGGCCAGACACCGCCGCCGAGACGTTCATCTGGGCGGACAACGAGACAGATGATGGGGACCTCGATATAGCGGTAGCGGCCCCAGGAATGGATAGGATTATGCTTCTTGGCGGTGCGGGCGAGGACGTGTACCCCGACATCTCGAGCGACGGGAACCGCGTCGCCTGGATCAAATCCCTCAACATCCAGACGGCGGTGTACCTCTACGATCTGACGACGGATAACACGACCCTGGTGACCGGTGAGTCCGGGGAGCCCGACGCTGTCGCGGTCGACGGGGACTACGTGGTCTACTCGGACTGGCGGAACGGGAACCTGGACCTCTACGTCTACGACATCCGCACCGGGGTGGAGACGCCGCTCGTCGAGGACCAGTACGACCAGTCACTCCCGGATATCTCCGCGGGGAGGGTCGTCTGGATGGGCAACAACACCGATCAATGGGAGATCTATACAGCGGAGGTGCCGGCAGGTAGCACCCCGCCGGGGCCGGCCGGAGGTCCACTATAA